Proteins from a single region of Rhinolophus sinicus isolate RSC01 linkage group LG13, ASM3656204v1, whole genome shotgun sequence:
- the RAD21L1 gene encoding double-strand-break repair protein rad21-like protein 1 isoform X1, whose translation MFYTHVLMSKRGPLAKIWLAAHWEKKLTKAHVFECNLEITIEKILSPKVKIALRTSGHLLLGVVRIYNRKAKYLLADCSEALLKMKMTFRPGLVDLPRENFEAAYNAITLPEEFHDFDILNVNAIDISEQFTLNQSKPEEITLRDDYGNDLLFQAGNFGEESEILRRHSFFDDNILLNSSGPLLEHSSESLNGEKSLLYNTGDGFGDEGTAGQMIDNLLQDDETILLEDMHLNKEISLPPEPPDTIVEPNNPEHICLPENEKMDATTLSKEEEIFILDPIDASDVAWKRKGKKRKLLVDPVKEISSKIMHKQLTSFTDTLTVLELAPPTQRLMMWKKRGGVGTLLSSANQDLIHTELKMLFTKRFLSSDFKLGRKLIQESVREEIGSRNIVEASIMEEPNSQQELIQPKTWKDVIDGSNCGPHEDTNININSEQDIVEMVSSAAEESSSVNAILTQEIENCPVELESLGNEQNPEIERWNRRTLRMLNSLRESNKMGRQFFSLTTLCRNSGRKEVAAKFYTFLVLKKQQAIELSQSAPYTDIIATVGPMFHKM comes from the exons ATGTTCTACACACATGTGCTTATGAGTAAGCGAGGGCCATTGGCCAAAATCTGGCTTGCAGCTCACTGGGAGAAGAAACTCACAAAGGCTCATGTATTTGAATGTAATCTAGAGATAACCATTGAAAAAATTCTTTCACCTAAG gtGAAAATTGCACTTCGAACTTCAGGACACCTTCTTTTGGGAGTTGTTCGAATCTATAATAGGAAGGCAAAATATCTTTTGGCAGACTGCAGTGAAGCATTGCTTAAAATGAAGATGACATTTCGCCCAG gaCTAGTTGATCTTCCAAGAGAGAATTTTGAAGCAGCTTACAATGCTATCACACTGCCAGAAGAATTTCATGATTTTGACATCCTGAATgtgaa TGCTATTGATATTTCAGAACAATTTACTCTGAACCAAAGCAAACCAGAAGAAATCACACTTAGAGATGATTATGGCAATGATCTACTTTTCCAAGCTGGGAACTTTG ggGAGGAATCTGAAATTCTTAGAAGACATAGCTTCTTTGATGACAACATATTGCTGAATTCCAGTGGCCCTTTACTCGAACATAGTTCTGAAAGCCTCAATGGAGAAAAATCTCTCCTCTATAACACTGGAGACGGATTTGGAGATGAAGGGACTGCAGGACAAATGATTG acAATCTATTGCAAGATGATGAGACTATCCTGTTAGAAGACATGCATTTGAACAAAGAAATTTCTCTGCCTCCTGAGCCTCCTGATACTATAGTGG AACCAAATAATCCAGAACATATATGTCtacctgaaaatgaaaaaatggatgCAACCACATTatcaaaagaagaggaaatatttatCCTTGATCCAATTGATGCTTCAG ATGTCGCTTggaaaaggaaaggcaaaaaGAGGAAATTGCTCGTAGATCCAGTCAAGGAGATCAGTAGCAAAATTATGCATAAACAGCTTACATCCTTTACTGACACACTCACAGTTTTGGAGCTTGCACCTCCTACCCAGAGACTGATGATGTGGAAGAAGAGGGGAGGAGTCGGTACACTTTTGTCATCTGCTAATCAGGATTTGATTCATACTGAACTGAAAATG TTGTTTACAAAACGCTTTCTGTCCTCTGACTTTAAACTTGGAAGAAAATTGATACAGGAGTCAGTAAGGGAAGAAATCGGAAGCAGAAACATAGTAG AGGCCTCCATCATGGAAGAGCCAAATTCCCAGCAAGAGTTAATTCAACCCAAAACTTGGAAGGATGTGATTGATGGATCAAACTGTGGACCTCATGAGGATAccaatataaatattaactctgaG CAGGATATTGTTGAAATGGTTTCTTCAGCTGCTGAGGAATCCTCTTCAGTGAATGCCATCTTGacacaagaaattgaaaattgtCCAGTGGAATTG GAGTCATTGGGAAATGAACAAAATCCTGAGATAGAGCGATGGAATCGAAGAACACTTCGGATGTTAAATAGTTTGCGG GAATCCAACAAGATGGGAAGGCAGTTCTTTAGTCTGACGACTCTCTGCAGGAATAGCGGCCGAAAAGAAGTTGCTGCCAAATTTTATACCTTTCTTGTGCTAAAAAAACAGCAGGCTATTGAGCTGAGCCAGAGTGCTCCCTACACAGATATTATAGCTACAGTGGGACCAATGTTccataaaatgtga
- the RAD21L1 gene encoding double-strand-break repair protein rad21-like protein 1 isoform X2 yields MFYTHVLMSKRGPLAKIWLAAHWEKKLTKAHVFECNLEITIEKILSPKVKIALRTSGHLLLGVVRIYNRKAKYLLADCSEALLKMKMTFRPGLVDLPRENFEAAYNAITLPEEFHDFDILNVNAIDISEQFTLNQSKPEEITLRDDYGNDLLFQAGNFGEESEILRRHSFFDDNILLNSSGPLLEHSSESLNGEKSLLYNTGDGFGDEGTAGQMIDNLLQDDETILLEDMHLNKEISLPPEPPDTIVEPNNPEHICLPENEKMDATTLSKEEEIFILDPIDASDVAWKRKGKKRKLLVDPVKEISSKIMHKQLTSFTDTLTVLELAPPTQRLMMWKKRGGVGTLLSSANQDLIHTELKMLFTKRFLSSDFKLGRKLIQESVREEIGSRNIVEASIMEEPNSQQELIQPKTWKDVIDGSNCGPHEDTNININSEDIVEMVSSAAEESSSVNAILTQEIENCPVELESLGNEQNPEIERWNRRTLRMLNSLRESNKMGRQFFSLTTLCRNSGRKEVAAKFYTFLVLKKQQAIELSQSAPYTDIIATVGPMFHKM; encoded by the exons ATGTTCTACACACATGTGCTTATGAGTAAGCGAGGGCCATTGGCCAAAATCTGGCTTGCAGCTCACTGGGAGAAGAAACTCACAAAGGCTCATGTATTTGAATGTAATCTAGAGATAACCATTGAAAAAATTCTTTCACCTAAG gtGAAAATTGCACTTCGAACTTCAGGACACCTTCTTTTGGGAGTTGTTCGAATCTATAATAGGAAGGCAAAATATCTTTTGGCAGACTGCAGTGAAGCATTGCTTAAAATGAAGATGACATTTCGCCCAG gaCTAGTTGATCTTCCAAGAGAGAATTTTGAAGCAGCTTACAATGCTATCACACTGCCAGAAGAATTTCATGATTTTGACATCCTGAATgtgaa TGCTATTGATATTTCAGAACAATTTACTCTGAACCAAAGCAAACCAGAAGAAATCACACTTAGAGATGATTATGGCAATGATCTACTTTTCCAAGCTGGGAACTTTG ggGAGGAATCTGAAATTCTTAGAAGACATAGCTTCTTTGATGACAACATATTGCTGAATTCCAGTGGCCCTTTACTCGAACATAGTTCTGAAAGCCTCAATGGAGAAAAATCTCTCCTCTATAACACTGGAGACGGATTTGGAGATGAAGGGACTGCAGGACAAATGATTG acAATCTATTGCAAGATGATGAGACTATCCTGTTAGAAGACATGCATTTGAACAAAGAAATTTCTCTGCCTCCTGAGCCTCCTGATACTATAGTGG AACCAAATAATCCAGAACATATATGTCtacctgaaaatgaaaaaatggatgCAACCACATTatcaaaagaagaggaaatatttatCCTTGATCCAATTGATGCTTCAG ATGTCGCTTggaaaaggaaaggcaaaaaGAGGAAATTGCTCGTAGATCCAGTCAAGGAGATCAGTAGCAAAATTATGCATAAACAGCTTACATCCTTTACTGACACACTCACAGTTTTGGAGCTTGCACCTCCTACCCAGAGACTGATGATGTGGAAGAAGAGGGGAGGAGTCGGTACACTTTTGTCATCTGCTAATCAGGATTTGATTCATACTGAACTGAAAATG TTGTTTACAAAACGCTTTCTGTCCTCTGACTTTAAACTTGGAAGAAAATTGATACAGGAGTCAGTAAGGGAAGAAATCGGAAGCAGAAACATAGTAG AGGCCTCCATCATGGAAGAGCCAAATTCCCAGCAAGAGTTAATTCAACCCAAAACTTGGAAGGATGTGATTGATGGATCAAACTGTGGACCTCATGAGGATAccaatataaatattaactctgaG GATATTGTTGAAATGGTTTCTTCAGCTGCTGAGGAATCCTCTTCAGTGAATGCCATCTTGacacaagaaattgaaaattgtCCAGTGGAATTG GAGTCATTGGGAAATGAACAAAATCCTGAGATAGAGCGATGGAATCGAAGAACACTTCGGATGTTAAATAGTTTGCGG GAATCCAACAAGATGGGAAGGCAGTTCTTTAGTCTGACGACTCTCTGCAGGAATAGCGGCCGAAAAGAAGTTGCTGCCAAATTTTATACCTTTCTTGTGCTAAAAAAACAGCAGGCTATTGAGCTGAGCCAGAGTGCTCCCTACACAGATATTATAGCTACAGTGGGACCAATGTTccataaaatgtga
- the RAD21L1 gene encoding double-strand-break repair protein rad21-like protein 1 isoform X3, protein MKMTFRPGLVDLPRENFEAAYNAITLPEEFHDFDILNVNAIDISEQFTLNQSKPEEITLRDDYGNDLLFQAGNFGEESEILRRHSFFDDNILLNSSGPLLEHSSESLNGEKSLLYNTGDGFGDEGTAGQMIDNLLQDDETILLEDMHLNKEISLPPEPPDTIVEPNNPEHICLPENEKMDATTLSKEEEIFILDPIDASDVAWKRKGKKRKLLVDPVKEISSKIMHKQLTSFTDTLTVLELAPPTQRLMMWKKRGGVGTLLSSANQDLIHTELKMLFTKRFLSSDFKLGRKLIQESVREEIGSRNIVEASIMEEPNSQQELIQPKTWKDVIDGSNCGPHEDTNININSEQDIVEMVSSAAEESSSVNAILTQEIENCPVELESLGNEQNPEIERWNRRTLRMLNSLRESNKMGRQFFSLTTLCRNSGRKEVAAKFYTFLVLKKQQAIELSQSAPYTDIIATVGPMFHKM, encoded by the exons ATGAAGATGACATTTCGCCCAG gaCTAGTTGATCTTCCAAGAGAGAATTTTGAAGCAGCTTACAATGCTATCACACTGCCAGAAGAATTTCATGATTTTGACATCCTGAATgtgaa TGCTATTGATATTTCAGAACAATTTACTCTGAACCAAAGCAAACCAGAAGAAATCACACTTAGAGATGATTATGGCAATGATCTACTTTTCCAAGCTGGGAACTTTG ggGAGGAATCTGAAATTCTTAGAAGACATAGCTTCTTTGATGACAACATATTGCTGAATTCCAGTGGCCCTTTACTCGAACATAGTTCTGAAAGCCTCAATGGAGAAAAATCTCTCCTCTATAACACTGGAGACGGATTTGGAGATGAAGGGACTGCAGGACAAATGATTG acAATCTATTGCAAGATGATGAGACTATCCTGTTAGAAGACATGCATTTGAACAAAGAAATTTCTCTGCCTCCTGAGCCTCCTGATACTATAGTGG AACCAAATAATCCAGAACATATATGTCtacctgaaaatgaaaaaatggatgCAACCACATTatcaaaagaagaggaaatatttatCCTTGATCCAATTGATGCTTCAG ATGTCGCTTggaaaaggaaaggcaaaaaGAGGAAATTGCTCGTAGATCCAGTCAAGGAGATCAGTAGCAAAATTATGCATAAACAGCTTACATCCTTTACTGACACACTCACAGTTTTGGAGCTTGCACCTCCTACCCAGAGACTGATGATGTGGAAGAAGAGGGGAGGAGTCGGTACACTTTTGTCATCTGCTAATCAGGATTTGATTCATACTGAACTGAAAATG TTGTTTACAAAACGCTTTCTGTCCTCTGACTTTAAACTTGGAAGAAAATTGATACAGGAGTCAGTAAGGGAAGAAATCGGAAGCAGAAACATAGTAG AGGCCTCCATCATGGAAGAGCCAAATTCCCAGCAAGAGTTAATTCAACCCAAAACTTGGAAGGATGTGATTGATGGATCAAACTGTGGACCTCATGAGGATAccaatataaatattaactctgaG CAGGATATTGTTGAAATGGTTTCTTCAGCTGCTGAGGAATCCTCTTCAGTGAATGCCATCTTGacacaagaaattgaaaattgtCCAGTGGAATTG GAGTCATTGGGAAATGAACAAAATCCTGAGATAGAGCGATGGAATCGAAGAACACTTCGGATGTTAAATAGTTTGCGG GAATCCAACAAGATGGGAAGGCAGTTCTTTAGTCTGACGACTCTCTGCAGGAATAGCGGCCGAAAAGAAGTTGCTGCCAAATTTTATACCTTTCTTGTGCTAAAAAAACAGCAGGCTATTGAGCTGAGCCAGAGTGCTCCCTACACAGATATTATAGCTACAGTGGGACCAATGTTccataaaatgtga